From the genome of Primulina eburnea isolate SZY01 chromosome 12, ASM2296580v1, whole genome shotgun sequence, one region includes:
- the LOC140806547 gene encoding uncharacterized protein, with product MSSRHIPQIRNEHKSSPKPQKKFVPKTDFQKLNTRQTTLSSSLRAGSAAAADGGSSRDAEIASTGRVTMGENGEWANKSSAAGRFVIYLPQDEAVAAGLRVDDGGLDPVESQHVVDLLNRELSRLLKLGPKQFWREVSTDESLYAFLESFLKFRSRWYDFPYHGVQGIVAGVIVDEFELCRRVFMVLYRLSSNRDPGAEAADTLSPKDYAVLLQSKKLLDLPKLLDICAIYGQENEDLTRRLVMNAMKAQPYLQDDFPVLMSNFLSIVQTMYQRCDSNLKNLLGSGGFKDQESNRLRFDILEFMDFINDAVVSLDSFINAYKHAAVFFSSPVERSDGNEELLMTLARLHDSLLPSLQRGFHIVFGGVKDRNQEISRDILSNVLISLKMLCSRIVTFGWKLLYFCYLSDDAFESSDSPPVLLKMFPANVEDPAVRADILIQSLKDLCGIHSYVSEGRSRNTLIQSIEKNHKILSRIQLLQQTGWISMDNEQFQFLAGIMKHPLETDTKLKSSDPVPVTSKAMQTDENAAIVESKISQIKELFPDYGRGFLVACLEVYNQDAEEVIQRILEGTLHEELQTLDAKLESISSPRATPSVSSKYDKGKGKLVESVESPSEAAASTVAKNAGVSSSSSSISVGRFIRKNADDLSDFETLDAKDKELAKTAVLISQLEYEDEYDDSYDDLGLSICESVLEESEEMEDKMTSKRGGSTDADGGSTSISDDSKWGSRKKPLFYVKDGKNYSYKVDGSVAVANYNEAKLLNQAQKELIHGLGRGGNIPLGSVKKLEELNEQHINEHATDEVEEQGRGRGISRGRGKRGFSLGANKKVSESNEEQNAGRDTDEVGGRGGRGGGRRGGGRNHYRQDRAMRKHFSGMPSHYNA from the exons ATGTCTAGTCGACATATACCCCAAATCAGAAACGAGCACAAAAGTTCCCCTAAACCCCAGAAAAAATTTGTTCCAAAGACGGATTTCCAGAAGCTTAACACTCGTCAAACGACACTCTCTAGCTCTCTCCGTGCTGGTTCCGCCGCCGCGGCGGATGGAGGTAGCAGTAGGGATGCTGAAATCGCGTCGACTGGCAGAGTTACGATGGGTGAAAACGGGGAATGGGCGAATAAAAGCTCCGCAGCTGGTAGATTTGTAATTTATTTACCCCAAGATGAGGCGGTTGCTGCGGGACTTCGGGTTGATGATGGTGGATTGGATCCTGTGGAGTCACAGCATGTTGTTGATTTGCTGAATAGAGAGTTGTCTCGTTTGCTCAAACTCGGTCCAAAACAATTTTGGAGAGAAG TGTCTACAGATGAATCATTATATGCTTTCCTCGAAAGCTTTCTGAAATTTAGAAGTCGTTGGTATGATTTCCCATATCATGGAGTCCAAGGAATAGTTGCAGGAGTGATTGTAGATGAATTTGAGCTATGCCGAAGGGTCTTCATGGTCTTGTATCGATT ATCTTCAAATCGGGATCCTGGAGCTGAGGCTGCTGATACCCTGAGTCCAAAAGATTATGCTG TCCTCTTGCAGAGCAAGAAGCTGCTGGATTTGCCAAAGTTGTTAGATATATGTGCAATATATggtcaagaaaatgaagatttGACCAGAAGATTG GTGATGAACGCAATGAAGGCTCAGCCCTATCTGCAGGATGactttccagtattaatgtccAATTTCCTCAGCATTGTCCAGACCATGTATCAACGATGCGACTCCAATTTGAAG AATCTACTTGGTTCTGGTGGTTTCAAAGACCAAGAATCCAATCGCCTTCGTTTTGACATTCTAGAG TTTATGGACTTCATAAATGACGCGGTTGTATCATTGGATTCATTTATCAATGCATATAAACATGCAGCAGTTTTCTTCTCTTCCCCAGTTGAAAGGAG TGATGGCAATGAAGAATTGCTCATGACCCTTGCAAGGCTTCATGACTCGCTTCTGCCATCTCTCCAGAGAGGCTTTCATATTGTTTTTGGAGGTGTGAAAGACAGAAACCAGGAGATATCGAGAGACATCCTTTCGAACGTTCTTATCAGTTTGAAGATGTTATGTTCTAGGATAGTGACATTTGGTTGGAAATTACTTTATTTCTGTTATCTTAGTGATGATGCATTTGAAAGTAGTGATTCTCCTCCGGTTTTGTTGAAGATGTTTCCAGCCAATGTGGAGGACCCTGCGGTTAGGGCAGACATTCTAATACAGTCACTAAAAGATCTCTGTGGAATCCACTCATATGTTTCTGAGGGACGAAGCAGAAATACACTAATCCAAAGCATCGAAAAGAATCACAAGATATTGAGTAGGATTCAGTTATTGCAACAGACTG GTTGGATATCTATGGATAATGAGCAATTCCAGTTTCTTGCTGGGATCATGAAACATCCTCTGGAAACTGATACAAAATTGAAAAGCTCTGATCCTGTTCCAGTGACCAGTAAAGCGATGCAGACAGACGAAAATGCAGCAATCGTTGAGTCCAAAATCAGTCAGATTAAGGAACTCTTTCCTGATTATGGAAGGGGTTTCTTGGTAGCTTGTCTAGAAGTGTACAACCAGGATGCAGAAGAGGTGATTCAGAGGATCCTTGAAGGAACACTTCATGAAGAACTGCAGACTCTTGACGCTAAACTAGAAAGTATTTCATCACCTAGGGCTACACCATCTGTCAGCAGCAAGTATGATAAAGGGAAGGGAAAGCTGGTAGAATCCGTTGAGTCCCCTTCAGAAGCTGCGGCATCCACTGTGGCGAAAAATGCTGGAGTGTCTTCCAGTTCATCATCTATTTCCGTTGGAAGATTCATTCGCAAGAATGCAGATGATTTGTCTGATTTTGAGACCCTTGATGCCAAAGATAAAGAACTGGCAAAAACTGCTGTTCTTATTTCACAGCTCGAGTATGAAGATGAGTATGACGATTCTTATGATGATCTAGGATTGAGCATCTGTGAATCAGTGCTAGAAGAATCCGAGGAAATGGAGGACAAAATGACCTCAAAGAGAGGAGGGTCAACTGACGCTGATGGCGGCTCAACCTCAATTTCTGACGATTCAAAATGGGGATCGCGTAAAAAGCCTCTATTTTATGTCAAAGATGGTAAAAATTACAGCTACAAAGTCGATGGTTCTGTTGCCGTGGCCAATTACAATGAAGCCAAACTGCTTAATCAAGCACAAAAGGAACTTATCCATGGCCTTGGACGAGGGGGAAATATTCCTTTGGGCAGTGTCAAGAAGCTAGAAGAATTGAATGAGCAGCACATTAATGAACACGCTACTGATGAGGTTGAGGAACAAGGAAGAGGTCGGGGAATTTCCAGGGGTCGAGGAAAGAGGGGTTTCTCATTGGGTGCAAATAAGAAGGTTTCAGAGTcgaatgaggagcaaaatgcagggCGAGATACTGATGAGGTTGGAGGAAGGGGTGGTAGGGGTGGAGGGCGCAGAGGCGGAGGAAGAAATCATTATAGACAGGATAGAGCAATGAGGAAGCATTTTTCTGGCATGCCTAGTCATTATAATGCATAA
- the LOC140807556 gene encoding LOW QUALITY PROTEIN: uncharacterized protein (The sequence of the model RefSeq protein was modified relative to this genomic sequence to represent the inferred CDS: inserted 1 base in 1 codon; deleted 1 base in 1 codon) → MGRRNSQKKCAAMLDSDDADSVSSSSTVQTDNMLVSRVEEVQVDTETFLDQCLDALYEKRGSTREKALSSIIEAFNNSLELEFVEKKFATLLHQCLNSVKKGSAKEIALASHMIGLLALTTGPGGKAQEILEESISPILEALKTRPEVVKSSSLLECLAVITFVGGEEPEETEKSMQIMWQVAHPKLGPNVAAAKPSLAMITMVVSAWSFLLTTMNGRTLNPKSWQESITYLSSLLDKDDRSLRIAVGEALALIFEIGSLEKFCGDAKISDDNSVDNVNDSRXIMSIHGLRDKILNQVRSLSSEAGGKGSAKKDLNSQRNTFRDILDFLEDGYTPEMSMKIGGDSLNTCTWAELIQLNFLKHFLGGGFVKHMQENHFLQDALGFTPKKKLLSGVENRMSNGEKRMYKSPNSALNKARTQLLNKQRMLSQDKNSGHYAVAFADD, encoded by the exons ATGGGTAGAA GAAATTCTCAGAAAAAGTGTGCTGCAATGCTGGATAGTGATGATGCCGATAGTGTAAGTTCATCATCAACTGTTCAAACAGATAACATGTTGGTGTCTAGAGTTGAGGAAGTACAGGTGGATACAGAGACTTTTCTTGATCAATGCTTGGACGCTTTGTATGAGAAGAG AGGTTCGACAAGGGAAAAGGCTTTGTCATCAATAATTGAAGCCTTTAATAACAGCTTGGAGCTTGAGTTTGTTGAAAAGAA GTTTGCTACATTACTGCACCAATGCTTGAATTCAGTCAAGAAGGGTTCGGCTAAGGAGATTGCTTTGGCGTCTCACATGATAG GACTTTTAGCACTGACCACGGGCCCCGGGGGTAAAGCACAAGAAATATTGGAAGAATCAATTTCTCCTATATTAGAGGCTCTTAAAACTCGGCCTGAAGTAGTTAAATCATCCTCG TTGCTTGAATGTTTGGCTGTTATTACATTTGTTGGTGGCGAAGAACCAGAGGAAACAGAGAAATCTATGCAAATAATGTGGCAGGTGGCTCATCCGAAATTGGGTCCTAAT GTTGCTGCTGCAAAACCTTCTCTGGCC ATGATAACGATGGTCGTCTCTGCCTGGTCATTTCTTCTTACTACCATGAATGGACGAACTCTGAACCCAAAAAGTTGGCAAGA GTCAATCACCTATCTTTCTAGTCTGCTGGATAAGGATGACAGATCACTACGAATTGCTGTCGGTGAAGCGCTTGCTTTAATTTTTGAGATAGGGAGCCTGGAGAAATTCTGTGGCGATGCTAAAATCTCAGACGACAACTCTGTTGATAATGTGAATGATTCTC AAATAATGTCAATACATGGGTTAAGAGATAAAATTCTTAATCAAGTGAGAAGCCTCTCTTCTGAGGCAGGTGGTAAAGGTTCTGCCAAGAAAGATCTCAATAGTCAGAGGAACACATTTCGAGATATTCTGGATTTTCTTGAG GATGGTTATACCCCTGAAATGTCAATGAAGATTGGTGGAGATTCCTTAAATACATGCACATGGGCTGAATTGATACAG CTAAACTTCTTGAAGCATTTTCTTGGAGGAGGATTTGTGAAGCACATGCAG GAAAATCATTTTCTACAAGATGCCCTTGGTTTCACGCCTAAGAAAAAGCTACTTTCAGGAGTTGAGAATCGTATGTCAAATGGTGAAAAG AGGATGTACAAGTCTCCTAACTCTGCCCTTAACAAGGCAAGAACGCAATTACTGAACAAACAGAGGATGTTATCTCAG GATAAGAACTCCGGCCACTATGCAGTTGCCTTTGCTGATGATTAA